The Candidatus Eisenbacteria bacterium nucleotide sequence CTTGGACATGAGCGCCGAGTACTCGGTCGAGATGTCCTTGTCGTCGAAGTGGATGAGCTGGCTGAAGCCCATCACGTCGGCGTAGTACCGGACGTACTTGTTCATGTCACCCAGGGAGACGTTCCCGACCACGTGGTCCACGTAGAGGAGCGGTCCCTCGGTCCTGTTCCCCATGGGCCTGTAGCCGGGAAGGAAGGGACCGCGGTAGCGCGAGCGGTCGATGAACGAGTGGATCGTGTCGCCGTAGGTGGCGATCGCGGCCCGGCGCACGATGCCGTTCTCGTCCTTCACCTCGTGCGGCTCCTGGACGGGCAGGGCGCCGCGCTTCGTCGTCTCGGCGAACGCCTTCTCCACGTCGTCGACCTCGAGCGCGATGTCCTTCACGCCGTCCCCGTGCCGGAGCACGTGGTCCGCGAGGTCCCCCTCCGGCCCGAGCGGCGCGGTCAGGACGAAGCGGATCGAGCCCTGCTCGACGACGTACGAGGCGCGGTCCCGCACGCCCGTCTCGAGACCGGCGTACGCGGTGACCCCGAAGCCGAACGCCTGGGCGTAGAAGAACGCCGCCTGGCGCGCATTCCCGACGTAGAACTCGAGATGATCGATGGCCTTGAGGTTCAGCACCTCCTCGGCAGGCGCCTTGTACTGCGCCTGAGGCGTCTTGGCCGCTTCGGTGGTCCGGCTCATCCGTATAGCCCCCGGAGCCGCGTCGCTTCCGCCACCCGGCCGACGCCGAGCACGTACGCCGCGGTTCTCATGTGTGTGCGATGCTTCTGGGCGAGCCCCAGCACGTCCGCGAACGAGAGCCGCATCACCGTCTCGAGCTTGTCGTTCACTTCCTTCTCGGACCAGAAGTAGTTCGCGAGGTCCTGCACCCACTCGAAATAGGAGACCGTCACGCCGCCCGCGTTCGCGAGGATGTCGGGAATGAGGAAGACGCCGTTCTCGTGGAGAATGGGGTCCGCCTCGGGCGTGGTCGGCCCGTTCGCCGCCTCGGCGAGGATCTTCGGCCGGATCCTGGGCGCGTTCTCCTCGGTGATCTGGTTCTCGAGCGCCGCGGGGATCAGGACGTCCACCTTGAGCTCGAGGAGCTCCGCGTTCGTGATCCGGTCCGTCCCCGGCATGCCCGCGACGGTCCCGTTCTTCTCCTTGTGGGACTGCACGGCCGCGGGATCGATCCCCTTCGTGCTGGTCGCGCCCCCGCGAGAGTCGCTCACCGCCACGACCTTGGCGCCGCGCTCGTGGAGCAGGTCGTGCGCGATGGATCCCGCGTTCCCGTACCCCTGGATCGCGACCGTGAGGCCCTGGAGCTGGAGGTTCAGATGGCGGCACGCCTCCTCGATCGTCACCGTGCAGCCGCGGGCGGTGGCCTCGCGGCGGCCGAGCGAGCCGCCGAGCGAGATCGGCTTGCCGGTCACGACGCCCGGCGAGGCAAAGCCCTGGCGCATCGTGAAGGTGTCCATGATCCACGCCATCACCTGCGCGTCGGTGTAGACGTCCGGCGCGGGGATGTCCTTCTCGGGCCCGATGATGATCGCGATCTCGTTCGTGTAGCGGCGGGTCATCCGTTCCAGCTCGTGCATCGAGAGCGCCTTGGGATCGACCTCGATGCCCCCCTTCGCGCCGCCGTACGGCAGGTTCACGACCGCGCACTTCCAGGTCATCCATGCCGCGAGCGCCTTCACCTCGTCCAGCGTGACCTGCGGATGGAACCGGATCCCACCCTTCGCGGGTCCCCGCGAGACGTCGTGCTGCACGCGGTGGCCGATCACGACGCGCCAGGAGCCGTCGTCCATCTCGAACGGCACCGACACCGTGAGGCAGCGGCGTGGGACCCGGAGCTTGAGCCGGAT carries:
- the hppD gene encoding 4-hydroxyphenylpyruvate dioxygenase; amino-acid sequence: MSRTTEAAKTPQAQYKAPAEEVLNLKAIDHLEFYVGNARQAAFFYAQAFGFGVTAYAGLETGVRDRASYVVEQGSIRFVLTAPLGPEGDLADHVLRHGDGVKDIALEVDDVEKAFAETTKRGALPVQEPHEVKDENGIVRRAAIATYGDTIHSFIDRSRYRGPFLPGYRPMGNRTEGPLLYVDHVVGNVSLGDMNKYVRYYADVMGFSQLIHFDDKDISTEYSALMSKVMQGGEGRIKFPINEPAEGKRKSQIEEYLDFYRGPGVQHIALATGNIIETVTRLRDSGIPFLKVPHTYYEMLPERVGKIDENIADLDKLGILVDRDEEGYLLQIFTKNVVDRPTVFFEVIQRKGSRGFGKGNFKALFEAIEREQEARGNL
- a CDS encoding Glu/Leu/Phe/Val dehydrogenase codes for the protein MVAEQVRNPFQIAQRQFDIAADVLKLEDGIRLKLRVPRRCLTVSVPFEMDDGSWRVVIGHRVQHDVSRGPAKGGIRFHPQVTLDEVKALAAWMTWKCAVVNLPYGGAKGGIEVDPKALSMHELERMTRRYTNEIAIIIGPEKDIPAPDVYTDAQVMAWIMDTFTMRQGFASPGVVTGKPISLGGSLGRREATARGCTVTIEEACRHLNLQLQGLTVAIQGYGNAGSIAHDLLHERGAKVVAVSDSRGGATSTKGIDPAAVQSHKEKNGTVAGMPGTDRITNAELLELKVDVLIPAALENQITEENAPRIRPKILAEAANGPTTPEADPILHENGVFLIPDILANAGGVTVSYFEWVQDLANYFWSEKEVNDKLETVMRLSFADVLGLAQKHRTHMRTAAYVLGVGRVAEATRLRGLYG